A region of the Exiguobacterium aurantiacum DSM 6208 genome:
CGCACACGCGAGACATTCGGCCACTGGGAGCTCGACACCGTCGTCTCCGGGCGTGGGAAGTCGAGGGCGTGCGTCGCGACGTTCATCGAGCGAAAGAGCCGGTTCTACATCGCCCTGCCGATCACCGACCGCAGCGCGGCCTCGATGGAGGAGGCGATCCACACGGTCCACGCGGCCTTCCCAGCGGGCACGTTCAAGACGGCGACGACGGACCGGGGCAAGGAGTTCAGCTGTCACGAGCGCGTCCGGGCGACACTCGGCGTGCCGATGTATTTCGCCGACCCGTACTCGTCGTGGCAGCGCGGCAGCAACGAGAACGCCAACGGCCTCCTGCGCGAGTTCTTCCCGAAAGGATCGGACTTCGCGACGGTCGGCCAGGGAGAGATCGTGGACGCGCTCGCCAAGATCAACGGGCGGCCGAGGAAATGTCTCGGCTGGAAGACCGCACACGAGGCCTTCGCGGAGGAAGTGTTGCGCTTAATTTGACAAACCGTCATATAGAAAGGGGAAGATCGCATGCGAAAACCATCGTTCCTGATGGTGTGCTGCGCCTTGACGCTCACGTTAGTGGGCTGTAACATAAGCGAACAAGCCGAGACGGAACAACCGACCGTCTCTGAACAAGAGCCAACCACCACTCCGGAAGAGTCACCGACGGAGTCGACTGAAGAAAATGAAGTGAACGACGTACCAGAAGCAGAAGCGCCTGCAGAAGAAGCGCCTGCAGAAGAAGCACCTCCAGAAAAAGCACCTCCAATCGAACTTGTACCGACCGAGCCGATCGAACGTGACGGGCAGGCCAATTTGGCGCTCGATACGCTCGTCCTCGTTAATAAGCAGATAGCGTTACCAAGTGGCTATAAACCAGAAGACCTCGTGACACCGAACATCGATTTTGTCGACTCGGCCACGGGAGAACGACGGATGCTGCGTCAAGAAGCGGCGACAGCCGTCGAGGCGCTCATGAAAGATGCCAAAGCAGCCGGCATCGACTTGAGAGGGACGAGCGCGTTCCGCTCTTACGATTATCAAGTCCAACTGTTCAACGCCTATGTCGCCCGTGACGGCAAGGAGCAGGCGCTGAAGTATTCGGCACCTCCCGGCCACTCGGAGCACCAGACCGGCCTCGCAATCGACATCTCGAGCGCCTCGGTCGGCTATCAGCTGACACAAGGGCTCGAGCAGACGAAAGAAGGAAAGTGGCTAGCGGACAATGCCCATACGTACGGGTTCATCGTCCGATACCAGCGGGCTTACGAAGCGGAGACCGGCTACATGTATGAGCCGTGGCATTTACGATATATCGGGGTCGAACATGCGACGAACGTGCATGAAATGAACGTGCCGTTCGAGCAGTACCTCGAGCAATTAATGGATTAAGGGGAATTGCGATGCCTTATTTGACAGAGATTTTGATTGTATTGATCAGTTACCTCCTCGGTTCGATCCCGTTCGCTCTCCTCATCGGGAAAGTCGGCTATCGGGTCGACGTGCGAGAGCATGGGAGCGGGAATTTAGGGACGACGAACACGTTTCGCGTGCTCGGAAAGAAAGCCGGGACGCTCGTTTTGCTTGGAGATATGGGCAAAGGGCTTGTGGCTGCCTTATTGCCGCTCCTGTTCGGGAGCGAGATGAGCCTGCTCTTGGCCGGCATCCCGGCCATCATCGGGCACTCGTATCCGATTTTCGCGAAATTTAAAGGCGGAAAGTCTGTAGCAACGAGTGCCGGTGTCTTGTTGGCGGCGTTCCCATGGTTTTTCGTCGTCGTCGTCGGGACGTTCCTCGTTACGCTCTTCATCTCGAAGATGGTCTCGCTTTCGTCGATGGCCGCGGCTGCGGTCGGACTTGTGACGGTCATCATCTATGGTGTGTTGGCACGAGATTGGTTGCCGCTCATCGTGATCGTTC
Encoded here:
- the plsY gene encoding glycerol-3-phosphate 1-O-acyltransferase PlsY, which gives rise to MPYLTEILIVLISYLLGSIPFALLIGKVGYRVDVREHGSGNLGTTNTFRVLGKKAGTLVLLGDMGKGLVAALLPLLFGSEMSLLLAGIPAIIGHSYPIFAKFKGGKSVATSAGVLLAAFPWFFVVVVGTFLVTLFISKMVSLSSMAAAAVGLVTVIIYGVLARDWLPLIVIVPLALFIIIKHRTNWQRIRSGTEPKVPLFQKRK
- a CDS encoding IS30 family transposase, which translates into the protein MSYTHLTTAERVKIETYLELGMSVRSIARRLGRQPSTVSREIRRNPGYTAERAQERYANAKRNCGAKTKLDDMMRRTIIEKLRATWSPEQIVGRLFDGKIAFSTIYRWIYSGLIDVPVTVLRQKGKRQKPIETRGRFNIGLSIAKRPREVRTRETFGHWELDTVVSGRGKSRACVATFIERKSRFYIALPITDRSAASMEEAIHTVHAAFPAGTFKTATTDRGKEFSCHERVRATLGVPMYFADPYSSWQRGSNENANGLLREFFPKGSDFATVGQGEIVDALAKINGRPRKCLGWKTAHEAFAEEVLRLI
- a CDS encoding M15 family metallopeptidase; this translates as MRKPSFLMVCCALTLTLVGCNISEQAETEQPTVSEQEPTTTPEESPTESTEENEVNDVPEAEAPAEEAPAEEAPPEKAPPIELVPTEPIERDGQANLALDTLVLVNKQIALPSGYKPEDLVTPNIDFVDSATGERRMLRQEAATAVEALMKDAKAAGIDLRGTSAFRSYDYQVQLFNAYVARDGKEQALKYSAPPGHSEHQTGLAIDISSASVGYQLTQGLEQTKEGKWLADNAHTYGFIVRYQRAYEAETGYMYEPWHLRYIGVEHATNVHEMNVPFEQYLEQLMD